The following coding sequences are from one Lolium rigidum isolate FL_2022 chromosome 6, APGP_CSIRO_Lrig_0.1, whole genome shotgun sequence window:
- the LOC124661226 gene encoding flowering time control protein FY-like: MMQQQQQQPPPPPPPQHPPPQQPGGGDFYRGPLQPPMRQLSAASSTNLPPDYAAHPGAPPPHQQQQQQQQQQQPFDAYGDSFGAKRMRKPVQRRTVDCTSSLVRYAQARMWQRDARDRFTLQPTAAAVVDMLPSVAYPDNPSTSFASKFVHSSINKNRCSINCVVWTPTGRRLITGSQSGEFTLWNGQSFNFEMILQAHDQAVRSMIWSHNENWMVTGDDGGAIKYWQSNMNNVKVNKTAHRESVRDLSFCRTDLKFCSCSDDTTVKVWDFARCQEERSLTGHGWDVKSVDWHPTKSLLVSGGKDYLVKLWDAKSGRELRSFHGHKNIVQCVKWNQNGNWVLTASKDQVIKLYDIRSMKELESFRGHNKDVTALAWHPFHEEYFVSGSYDGGIFHWLVGHETPQIEISGAHDNSVWDLAWHPVGYLLSSGGNDHATRFWCRNRPGDTSRDKFNGGQFQGNDQRSGFVVHGPGGFQMPEPTPGPFGGAIPGIDAQSIPGLPGLPPGPPPLPPGPHPSLLSTGQQQHYQQMPQQQHQFRPPPPNMPQLQPPAHMLPHQQGPRPSLPQLPSMPGQSPVNPPLPPMPHPMAMQGSSNQMMPQMPQHLIGMNQTHPGSGPPNNMPPMGGFPNGMGNIQGAPGSSGMQNFPMGGMYNRPQGQMAPQGQMSIPGLGSYQPGMGNVGLPPPPPQHPPPRGAAPQ; encoded by the exons atgatgcagcagcagcagcaacagccgccgcctccgcctccgccgcagcacccgccgccgcagcagcccggCGGCGGGGACTTCTACCGCGGCCCGCTGCAGCCGCCGATGCGGCAGCTCTCCGCCGCGTCCTCCACCAACCTCCCGCCCGACTACGCCGCGCACCCGGGAGCCCCGCCGCcccatcagcagcagcagcaacaacaacaacaacaacagccgttCGACG CTTATGGGGACAGTTTCGGCGCGAAGAGGATGCGGAAGCCCGTGCAGCGGCGGACGGTGGACTGCACCAGCTCACTGGTCCGATACGCTCAG GCTCGCATGTGGCAGCGGGATGCAAGGGACAGATTCACGTTGCAGCCGACTGCAGCTGCTGTCGTCGAT ATGTTGCCATCTGTCGCATACCCAGACAACCCCTCGACAAGTTTTGCCAGCAAATTTGTTCATTCATCTATCAATAAGAACCGGTGCTCCATAAACTGTGTCGTG TGGACTCCTACAGGCCGCCGGCTTATTACTGGATCCCAGAGTGGTGAATTTACCCTATGGAATGGACAATCTTTTAATTTTGAAATGATTCTTCAG GCTCATGATCAAGCTGTGAGATCAATGATTTGGAGTCACAATGAAAACTGGATGGTTACAGGGGACGATGGTGGTGCAATAAA GTATTGGCAAAGTAACATGAATAACGTTAAAGTGAATAAAACTGCCCACAGAGAATCAGTCCGTGACTTGAG CTTCTGTAGAACAGACTTGAAGTTCTGTTCGTGTTCTGATGACACTACTGTGAAGGTTTGGGACTTTGCAAGATGCCAAGAAGAAAGATCTTTAACTG GCCATGGTTGGGATGTTAAAAGTGTCGATTGGCATCCCACAAAATCTTTATTGGTCTCAG GTGGTAAAGACTATCTTGTGAAACTCTGGGATGCAAAAAGTGGTAGAGAGCTACGGTCATT CCATGGCCATAAAAACATTGTGCAGTGTGTAAAGTGGAATCAGAATGGGAACTGGGTATTGACTGCCTCTAAGGATCAGGTTATCAAG TTATATGATATTAGATCCATGAAAGAGCTTGAATCCTTCCGTGGGCACAATAAGGATGTAACTG CTTTGGCATGGCATCCGTTTCACGAAGAATACTTTGTTAGTGGAAGTTATGATGGAGGAATCTTTCATTGGTTGGTCGG CCATGAAACCCCTCAGATAGAAATAAGTGGTGCACATGACAATAGTGTCTGGGACCTTGCTTGGCATCCAGTGGGCTATCTACTTTCCAG CGGGGGCAATGATCATGCTACGAGATTCTGGTGTAGAAACAGGCCTGGTGATACCAGCCGTGATAAATTCAATGGTGGACAGTTTCAAG GTAATGACCAACGCTCCGGTTTTGTTGTTCATGGTCCGGGTGGATTCCAGATGCCTGAACCAACACCCGGACCATTTGGTGGTGCAATTCCTGGTATAGATGCCCAATCTATACCTGGTCTTCCTGGTCTTCCACCTGGCCCGCCTCCGTTGCCACCAGGTCCTCATCCATCTCTTCTATCCACTGGGCAGCAGCAACACTATCAACAGATGCCTCAGCAGCAACATCAGTTCAGGCCACCACCTCCAAACATGCCTCAGCTGCAACCACCAGCACACATGCTTCCTCATCAACAAGGACCTCGACCATCACTTCCTCAGCTTCCATCGATGCCAGGGCAATCGCCAGTGAACCCGCCACTACCGCCCATGCCACACCCGATG GCAATGCAAGGTTCGTCGAACCAGATGATGCCTCAAATGCCACAGCACTTGATTGGCATGAATCAGACGCATCCTGGTTCTGGCCCTCCCAACAATATGCCTCCGATGGGTGGCTTCCCAAACGGAATGGGGAACATCCAAGGTGCACCAGGTTCTTCCGGCATGCAGAACTTCCCTATGGGTGGCATGTAcaaccggcctcagggacaaatggCTCCACAAGGGCAAATGTCAATTCCTGGTCTAGGTTCTTACCAA CCTGGGATGGGCAACGTCGGCcttccaccaccgccaccacagcATCCCCCACCTCGCGGTGCAGCACCGCAATAA